The region GGAGCCGCCAGCTTCAAGCCAGCGGCTCCTCCAGATAAGAACGTTGGATATGAACTTTTTTTAACGATGTTAAGCCGCGTGGCGGAATTCGAGAGTGCCGCGCCGCGCCGGAACATCAAAGCCCCGGCCCGCCGTCACCAGGCCCTTCGCGCCGCATAAAGCGCCGTCTTCGAGTTCAAGCCCGAGAAACCGCGCTTCATTGACCGGACCCGGCAGCGACAGCCCGAGCGTATGACGCGGGGAAAAACCAAAGGGCTCGTAATAGGGCGCGTCCCCAACAAGCAATATCGCGCGATGCCCCGCGGTGATCGCCCGGAACAAAGCCTCCCCCATCAATCTACGGCCAAGCCCTTGTGAGCGATGGGTCTTGGCGACGGCCAGGGGTCCGAGCAGAAGCGCCGGCACGCGGCCCGCGCGAATCGGCCACAGCCGTAAGCTGCCCACAAGATCGCCGCCATCCTTCGCCACCAGCGCAAGA is a window of Methylocapsa sp. D3K7 DNA encoding:
- a CDS encoding N-acetyltransferase, with amino-acid sequence MTLIANEIVQAPAFIGAVAAPYLFIADESPADVGGRERLLDEAFGAARFEKTVERLRKGRVPALGLALVAKDGGDLVGSLRLWPIRAGRVPALLLGPLAVAKTHRSQGLGRRLMGEALFRAITAGHRAILLVGDAPYYEPFGFSPRHTLGLSLPGPVNEARFLGLELEDGALCGAKGLVTAGRGFDVPARRGTLEFRHAA